One genomic region from Clostridia bacterium encodes:
- the gcvH gene encoding glycine cleavage system protein GcvH yields the protein MGANMQPELRRFPTDLWYDRNHYWLRVDGHQAVVGLTGYGLSLIGEIAYLELPPAGTSIRQGEGLGSVESGKWVGKLTAPVSGTILETNSALEAEPDLINRDPYMRGWMFKVRIDKLEELNCLMDQAAYVGWIDQQACCQRG from the coding sequence GTGGGAGCCAACATGCAACCTGAGCTACGGCGTTTTCCCACCGACCTTTGGTATGACCGCAACCATTACTGGCTCCGAGTCGATGGCCACCAAGCCGTGGTGGGGCTGACCGGTTACGGCCTGAGCCTGATTGGGGAGATCGCTTACTTGGAGCTACCTCCGGCCGGCACCAGCATCCGTCAGGGGGAAGGATTAGGTTCGGTTGAATCTGGCAAGTGGGTGGGAAAATTGACAGCGCCAGTTAGCGGAACCATATTGGAAACCAATTCGGCGCTAGAGGCAGAGCCTGACCTAATTAACCGTGATCCCTATATGCGAGGCTGGATGTTTAAGGTTAGAATTGATAAGCTAGAAGAGTTAAACTGCTTAATGGACCAAGCTGCTTACGTGGGTTGGATCGATCAACAGGCATGCTGCCAACGTGGGTAA
- a CDS encoding isochorismatase family protein, which translates to MLGEGRVVAKHLLQANRAVFMIIDLQEKLMKVMDHAGQVYKNTRLLLAACHEMNIPVVVTEQYPKGLGHTVPEVAENLGEHVKLEKVSFSACSEDCLRVLQQLGRRQVLVAGSEAHICVFQTVRDLIMAGFEVFVVRDAVCSRFKSNFKNGLELMRDEGAVITNAETVVFDLLKKAGIKEFKALAPLLK; encoded by the coding sequence ATGCTAGGCGAGGGGAGAGTTGTGGCTAAGCACTTACTACAGGCCAACCGGGCGGTATTCATGATCATTGACTTGCAGGAAAAGCTAATGAAAGTTATGGACCATGCTGGGCAGGTCTACAAGAATACCAGACTTTTGTTGGCTGCCTGCCACGAGATGAACATACCGGTGGTGGTTACCGAGCAGTATCCTAAAGGTTTAGGGCATACGGTACCCGAAGTGGCGGAGAACCTAGGCGAGCATGTGAAGCTGGAAAAGGTGAGCTTCTCGGCCTGCTCGGAGGATTGCCTGAGGGTGTTGCAGCAGCTGGGCCGCCGCCAGGTGCTAGTGGCGGGAAGCGAGGCCCATATTTGTGTTTTCCAAACGGTCAGGGACCTTATCATGGCCGGGTTTGAGGTTTTCGTAGTTCGCGATGCAGTTTGCTCCCGGTTCAAGAGTAATTTCAAGAATGGCCTGGAACTGATGCGGGATGAGGGCGCGGTGATAACTAACGCTGAGACAGTGGTCTTTGACCTGCTTAAGAAAGCGGGGATAAAGGAGTTTAAGGCCCTTGCTCCCCTACTGAAATAA
- a CDS encoding lipoate--protein ligase, producing the protein MARLSRLKTAFVDSHSYDPWYNLALEEYLLNHVAENQVILYLWQNDHTVVIGKHQNPWKECACRQLESEGGKLARRLSGGGAVYHDLGNLNFTFVMDRKLYDLDKQLGVLLQAVKDLEVDAEFSGRNDLVVGGKKFSGNAFCLKPKTAYHHGTVLVNTDLSKLERYLCPSKEKIASKVIDAQSVRSRVVNLASLNPRITVASVWQSLKESFAAGYGYYETEIDVSSAQASLEIQRLYRKYASWEWRYGESPDFDISYRHRFDWGEIEMCFSVEDGQVERAAVYSDAMDCGLIEDLARALQGIPFRKQAIMDRVAGIAIGERESLVQDLLAWLQTAC; encoded by the coding sequence ATGGCTCGATTGAGTCGCTTGAAGACCGCTTTTGTGGATTCCCATTCTTATGACCCTTGGTACAATCTGGCGCTAGAAGAGTATCTGCTAAACCATGTAGCTGAAAACCAAGTCATCCTCTACCTTTGGCAGAATGACCATACTGTAGTCATTGGCAAGCATCAAAACCCTTGGAAGGAATGTGCCTGCCGGCAGTTGGAAAGTGAGGGCGGGAAACTTGCCCGCCGGTTGTCTGGGGGCGGGGCGGTCTACCACGATCTGGGGAATCTGAACTTTACCTTCGTCATGGACCGCAAGCTCTATGACCTGGACAAGCAATTAGGCGTACTGTTGCAGGCTGTTAAGGATCTCGAGGTAGATGCCGAGTTTTCCGGTCGCAATGATTTGGTGGTGGGGGGTAAAAAATTTTCCGGCAACGCCTTTTGTCTCAAACCCAAAACTGCTTACCACCATGGCACGGTGCTGGTCAACACTGATTTGAGCAAACTTGAGCGTTATCTTTGCCCTTCCAAGGAGAAAATTGCTTCTAAGGTAATTGATGCCCAGTCGGTGCGCTCCCGGGTGGTCAATCTGGCCAGCCTGAACCCAAGGATCACGGTGGCATCAGTCTGGCAGAGTCTCAAGGAGAGCTTTGCTGCCGGCTACGGTTACTATGAGACGGAAATTGACGTAAGTTCGGCTCAAGCTTCCCTGGAAATCCAGAGGCTGTACCGGAAATATGCTTCCTGGGAGTGGCGGTACGGGGAAAGCCCGGATTTCGATATTTCCTATCGCCACCGGTTTGACTGGGGAGAAATCGAGATGTGCTTTTCGGTCGAAGATGGCCAAGTCGAAAGGGCGGCGGTCTACTCCGATGCCATGGATTGCGGCCTGATCGAGGATCTGGCCCGGGCGCTCCAGGGCATTCCTTTCCGTAAGCAGGCCATCATGGACCGGGTGGCGGGCATAGCCATCGGAGAAAGAGAGTCCTTGGTCCAGGATTTGTTGGCATGGCTCCAGACTGCCTGTTAG
- a CDS encoding methyl-accepting chemotaxis protein, producing the protein MANLTVPSPWSARGRDKPRPGPEDEEISEAVNSVTESIQEIASFAEQVNNHAQGISNNIQSIAAVAQENAAVVEEVSASTEEQNATAEEIAASAQSLAQLALELQEAVAQFKLS; encoded by the coding sequence GTGGCAAACCTGACTGTGCCCTCACCTTGGAGCGCAAGAGGCCGAGATAAGCCACGCCCTGGCCCGGAGGATGAAGAGATTTCTGAAGCCGTGAACAGTGTGACCGAAAGCATACAAGAAATAGCCAGCTTCGCTGAACAGGTGAACAACCATGCCCAAGGCATCAGTAACAACATCCAGTCGATCGCGGCAGTGGCCCAGGAGAATGCCGCCGTCGTGGAAGAAGTATCGGCCAGTACTGAAGAACAAAATGCCACAGCCGAGGAGATAGCGGCTTCCGCCCAGTCCTTGGCCCAACTAGCTCTAGAGCTTCAGGAAGCTGTAGCCCAGTTCAAATTGTCCTGA
- a CDS encoding ADP-ribosylglycohydrolase family protein translates to MSKRRDQQHFRGCLIGGAIGDALGWPVEFLSRAQIREKYGPAGITDLVPGSTGQAECHQAVLAAMELTRSNKEPSQAQSP, encoded by the coding sequence ATGAGCAAGAGAAGAGACCAGCAGCATTTTCGCGGCTGCCTGATCGGGGGTGCCATCGGCGATGCCCTGGGCTGGCCGGTGGAATTCTTGAGCCGGGCCCAGATCAGGGAGAAATACGGCCCGGCCGGCATTACTGATTTGGTCCCGGGAAGCACTGGCCAGGCGGAATGCCACCAGGCGGTGCTGGCCGCTATGGAACTGACCAGGAGCAACAAGGAGCCAAGCCAAGCCCAATCTCCTTAA
- a CDS encoding nucleotidyl transferase AbiEii/AbiGii toxin family protein: MFASALPPHGLQVLELLASSHILDDFYLAGGTALALHLGHRLSEDLDFFSPSHIDTLMLRQRLEELGSFELLNAKWGTIHGILQGTKVSFLYYKYPLLAAPTAFKGCPVASPQDIAPMKIEAIASRGSKKDFFDLYFIAQEIADLKSCLDLYRQKFSGTNFNLYHILKSLTYFADAEREKDPVLLRPVSWEQVKQYLAQVVPPLLVSLEE; encoded by the coding sequence GTGTTTGCGTCCGCCTTACCACCGCACGGGCTCCAAGTATTGGAACTATTAGCCTCATCCCATATTCTCGATGACTTTTACCTGGCTGGCGGTACCGCTTTAGCTTTGCACCTGGGCCACCGCCTTTCCGAGGACCTAGATTTTTTCTCCCCTAGCCACATCGATACCTTGATGCTAAGGCAAAGGTTGGAGGAGCTTGGCAGCTTTGAATTGCTAAATGCCAAGTGGGGCACCATCCACGGCATTCTCCAGGGAACTAAGGTGAGTTTTCTTTACTACAAGTACCCCCTTCTGGCTGCCCCAACTGCCTTTAAAGGTTGTCCCGTAGCCTCGCCGCAGGATATCGCTCCGATGAAAATAGAGGCCATTGCCTCCCGGGGAAGCAAGAAAGATTTCTTTGATCTTTACTTTATTGCTCAGGAAATAGCTGACCTGAAAAGCTGCCTCGATCTCTATCGCCAGAAATTTAGCGGCACCAACTTCAATCTTTACCATATACTCAAAAGCCTTACCTATTTTGCCGATGCGGAAAGGGAAAAAGATCCGGTGCTACTGCGTCCGGTGAGCTGGGAGCAGGTGAAGCAATACTTGGCCCAAGTCGTGCCTCCGCTGTTGGTATCCCTGGAGGAGTAG
- a CDS encoding putative toxin-antitoxin system toxin component, PIN family encodes MRVLIDTNILISASLSSTGTPYQAYVKAVTHPNHGMVCDQNIDELRRVYNRKFPHKIQALERFLALSLTVLEVVPTPAVDICDEALVRDILDRPILRAAVQAKADVLITGDKDFLESGVVNPKIMTAAEFLQME; translated from the coding sequence ATGAGGGTATTGATTGACACCAACATTCTGATTTCCGCGTCCTTAAGCAGCACCGGAACTCCCTATCAGGCGTATGTCAAAGCCGTTACCCACCCCAATCACGGAATGGTCTGCGACCAAAACATCGATGAACTGCGGCGGGTATACAACCGGAAATTCCCTCACAAAATCCAGGCCCTTGAACGTTTCTTGGCGCTATCGCTTACCGTCCTCGAGGTCGTCCCAACTCCGGCTGTTGATATATGCGATGAGGCCCTTGTTCGGGACATTCTCGACCGGCCGATTCTCCGAGCCGCTGTTCAAGCAAAAGCCGACGTGCTGATTACTGGCGACAAGGATTTTCTTGAATCCGGCGTCGTGAATCCAAAAATCATGACAGCAGCAGAGTTCTTGCAAATGGAATAG